The following are from one region of the Juglans regia cultivar Chandler chromosome 10, Walnut 2.0, whole genome shotgun sequence genome:
- the LOC109015243 gene encoding pectinesterase/pectinesterase inhibitor PPE8B-like, whose product MAPSVTIKLLRTLLMLLVLCMCTTLAASSRTDLSQWEFLKVPSSEFVDSVKNTIDAVQEVTSIFSPFVNAFGDFRLSNAVADCLDLLDLSVDHLSWSVSAIENPGGKNNSTGDMNSDLKTWLSAALVNQDTCNEGLEGTNSIVKELVGGGLNQVTSLVQQLLNMVHPPISKSPGRKLKASKGQFPSWVKSEERKLLEASNGIKVDAIVAADGSGNYTNVMDAVLEAPDYSLSRYVIYIKRGVYKENVEIKKKKWNLMMIGDGMNATVISGNRNYVDHWSTYRTATFAVSGRGFIARDITFENTAGPEKHQAVALRSDSDLSVFFRCGMRGYQDTLYTHTMRQFYRECRISGTVDFMFGDGTVVFQNCQILAKKGLPNQKNTITAQGRKDPSQPTGFSIQFCNISADSDLVASVNSTATYLGRPWKQYSRTIIMQSYMSNAVRPEGWLEWNASLHLDTLYYGEFMNYGPGATQGNRVKWLGFHVFNQSSQANNFTVNQFIDGNLWLPSTGVRYTAGLGV is encoded by the exons ATGGCTCCTTCAGTTACCATAAAACTTCTAAGAACCTTGCTGATGCTCCTTGTCCTGTGTATGTGCACCACGCTTGCTGCCAGCTCTCGGACAGATCTCTCACAGTGGGAGTTCTTAAAGGTGCCCTCGTCCGAATTCGTCGACTCTGTGAAGAACACCATCGACGCTGTACAAGAGGTGacctccattttctctccatttgtcAATGCTTTTGGCGATTTCCGCCTTTCCAATGCTGTTGCCGACTGTCTTGATTTGCTCGACTTATCCGTCGACCATTTGAGTTGGTCTGTCTCTGCTATCGAGAATCCGGGAG GTAAGAATAATAGCACTGGAGATATGAATTCAGATTTGAAGACTTGGTTGAGCGCTGCATTGGTTAACCAGGACACATGCAATGAAGGATTGGAAGGCACCAATAGCATTGTGAAAGAATTGGTGGGCGGTGGCCTTAACCAAGTGACCTCTTTAGTGCAGCAACTTCTTAACATGGTGCACCCGCCAATTTCCAAAAGCCCCGGGCGTAAGCTCAAAGCAAGCAAAGGCCAATTTCCTTCATGGGTAAAATCCGAGGAGCGGAAACTCCTTGAAGCTTCAAATGGGATAAAGGTTGATGCTATAGTAGCTGCAGATGGGAGTGGAAATTACACAAACGTGATGGATGCCGTCTTAGAAGCTCCTGATTATAGCCTAAGCCGCTATGTTATCTACATCAAGAGGGGCGTGTATAAAGAGAATGTGgagatcaagaagaagaaatggaacCTGATGATGATTGGAGATGGTATGAATGCCACTGTCATTTCCGGTAATCGGAATTATGTTGATCATTGGTCCACATATCGGACCGCAACATTCG CTGTCAGTGGCAGAGGGTTCATAGCGAGAGACATCACATTCGAGAACACAGCAGGGCCCGAGAAGCACCAGGCAGTTGCGCTGAGATCCGACTCAGACCTATCTGTGTTCTTCCGGTGCGGCATGAGGGGATACCAGGACACCCTCTACACGCACACAATGCGCCAGTTTTACAGAGAATGCCGCATCAGTGGCACCGTCGATTTCATGTTCGGCGACGGCACCGTGGTGTTTCAAAACTGCCAAATTCTGGCCAAAAAAGGTCTGCCAAATCAGAAGAACACCATAACCGCTCAGGGTCGCAAAGACCCATCACAACCAACAGGCTTCTCCATCCAATTCTGCAACATTTCTGCAGATTCAGATCTCGTAGCCTCAGTTAACTCCACGGCCACGTACCTGGGTAGACCCTGGAAACAGTACTCACGCACCATTATCATGCAATCGTACATGAGCAATGCCGTGAGGCCTGAAGGATGGCTTGAGTGGAATGCTAGTTTGCATTTGGATACATTGTACTATGGTGAATTCATGAACTACGGTCCGGGAGCAACACAAGGCAACCGCGTGAAGTGGCTAGGCTTTCACGTGTTTAACCAATCCAGTCAGGCTAATAATTTTACGGTGAATCAATTCATTGATGGGAATTTGTGGTTGCCTTCTACTGGTGTCAGATACACGGCGGGGTTGGgtgtttaa